From the genome of Streptomyces sp. JH34:
GGAGGATGCCGCCGACTACATTCGACGTGACGAGAGGCACAGGGCTGGGGGCGGGATGGCGAAGGACGCACCACCGCGCTGGGACCGCCGCATGCAGCAGCGGCTGGCCCGTGGCGAGGCGGCGGCACTCGGCGAGCTCTACGACAGGTTCGCCGCTCTCGTCCACAGCCAGGCCCACCGCATGCTGGACGACGAGGACGCCGCGGACCAGGTGACGCGCGAGGTCTTCGGCTACGTCTGGGAGAACCCCGGCGCGTACGACCCGAAGCACGGTTCGATGCGCTCCTGGGTGGCGCGGCTCACCCACCGCCGGTCCGTGCAGAGACTCCGCGACGCCCACGACGGGGCCGAGGGGCCCGGGGGCGGGGCGCGCACCGAGGAACTGGAGCACCGGGTGCTCAAGGCGACCGCCGCCGCCCGTGCCGACTACATCGTCGCCTCCATGCCCGCCCCGCTGCGCGCCGCCCTGGAGCTCGCGTACGTCCAGCGGCGGGACTACCGGCAGGCCGCCGCCGACCTCGGAGTCACCGAGGACGAGGCGAGGCGACGGCTGCGCCTCGGCCTCCAGCTGCTCTCCACCGCGAACACCCGGCCGTCGGCGGGCTCCGCCCCTCCCGGCTACGGACCGACGCCGTGACCGGCGGCCACGGCGGCGGCCTCGACGGGGAGAAGCCGGTGGAACGCCGCATACCGGGGCCCCGGCCGGCCGCGGACGACCAGGAGACGCTGCCCCCGGCACGGCCCGGGGTCCAGGAACCGGCGAAGCCCCCCGAACCCGGCCGGACCGGGCCGCCGTTCCCGCACCAGGTGCTCAAGTCCCTCCTCGGAGCCTGGGCCCTGGCCGCCTGCTCCGCCGAGGAGGCCGCGGCCGTCGAGGAACACCTCACCTCGTGCGCGCCCTGCGCCGACGAGGGGCTGCGGTTGCGCGACGCCGTGGGGCTGCTGCACACCGACGGCACCCTGGACCTGGACCCGATGCTGCGTTCGCGGGTCCTGGAGGGCTGTCTGGGCCGCCGTCCGGCGCGCATCCCCGTCCCGTCGTGGGCCGCGCCCTACGACACGGAGACCGCACGGCTCGACGCGCTGCTGCGGGACATCGGCGACGCGGAGTGGCACGCGCCGGTGCGGCTCAAGTGGTTCGAGGCCGACCGTCAGACGAACCGCAGGACGACGGTCGCCGGGGTGATCAGCCATCTGACCGCCGTCGACGGCCTGGTGTCCGCGGCGCTCGGTCTGGACGACCCGCTCGGGAAGGCGGACGGCTCCGTGCCGCCGACACCGACCGGGCGCACCGAGGCGTACTGGTCCGCCGCGCGCCTCCCGCCCACGCGGACCGTACGGGAGCCCTGGCGTGACCAGAGCCACTCGCTCGTCCGCGCGGTGTCGTTCGCCGGCCGCGGCGTCGAGGAACTCTCCGTGCCGTACGGGGACTTCGCCCTGCCGCTGCAGGACTCGCTCCTGGAGCGGGCCTTCGAGTGCTGGATCCACGGCGGAGACATCGCGGACGCGGTGGACTACCCCTACGAGCCGCCCGCCGCCGCCCATCTGCACCGCATGATCGACCTGGCCGCCCGGCTGCTCCCCGGCGTCCTCGCCGGGCGCCGCCGCGCGGGGCTGGCCTCACCTGCCCGCCACCTGGTGACCGCGGGGTCCCCGGGCCGCTCGCTCCACCTGGAGGTCGAGGGACGCGGTGGCGGCGACTGGTACATCGCGCTGGACTCACCGGCCGCGCTGGGCTCCCCCGCCCACACGGTCGCGCAGGTCGCGCTCGACGGGGTGGAGTTCTGCCGGCTGGTCGCGGGTCATGTGCCGCCGGTCGAGGCGGCGGCCGGTCAGGAGGGCGACCGCGAGGCGATCCGCGACGTCCTGTTCGCCGCGGCCTCCCTCAGCCGGCTGTAGACCTGCTCCCGGAGGGCCCGTGCCCCTGGGGCGGGGTCTTACGGGAAGACGACCGTACGGCGGCCGTTGAGCAGGATGCGCCGCTCCGCGTGCCAGGTGACGGCGCGGGCCAGTGCCTGGCACTCCACGTCACGGCCGACAGCGACGAGCTGGTCGGGCGTGACGCCGTGCCCGACGCGCTCGACCTCCTGCTCGATGATCGGCCCCTCGTCGAGGTCGGCTGTCACGTAGTGCGCCGTCGCACCGATCAGCTTCACACCGCGGGCGTGGGCCTGGTGGTACGGCTTCGCGCCCTTGAAGCTCGGCAGGAAGGAGTGGTGGATGTTGATGATCCGGCCGCTCAGCTGCTTGCACAGGTCGTCCGAGAGCACCTGCATGTAGCGTGCCAGGACGACGAGTTCGACGTTCTCCCCGCGGACCAGCTCCAGCAGCTGCGCCTCGGCCTCCGGCTTGTTCTCCTTGTTCACGGGGATGTGCCGGAAGGGGACGCCGTAGGAGGCGACGAGCTCGGCGAAGTCCGTGTGGTTGGAGACGACCGCCACGATCTCGACCGGCAGGGCACCGGTGCGGGAGCGGAACAGCAGGTCGTTGAGGCAGTGCCCGAACTTGCTGACCATCAGCACGATCCGCATCCGGTCGCTCGCCCGGTGGATCTGCCAGTCCATCCGGAAGGAGTCCCCGATCGCGGCGAAGCTGGCGCGCAGCTTGTCCACGGTGACCGTGGCGTCCGCCGAGAAGTGGACGCGCATGAAGAAGAGACCTGTGTCGTGGTCACCGAACTGCTGGCTGTCCTCGATGTTGCAGCCGGTCATGAAGAGGTAGCTCGACACGGCGTGCACGATGCCCTGCCTGTCGGGGCAGGAGAGCGTGAGGACGTACTGCTCGGAGGCGGTCTCCGAGGCAGCGGATGCGGTTTCGGCGGGCTGCGGCGCGGTCATCCCGTCAGGGTGCCACACCGCCCGGTGGTCACGCGGATCTGGTCATGATGCGGAGCACGTCCAGGGAGCGCGGCGGGGTGTCCGGGTCCTCCGCGTCGTTGGTGGCGAGCATCACATGGGCCTCGCGTGCCGCCATGACCGCCTCCTGCCACCCGGGATGTTCCAGATAGGCGGACACGGGGGCGTCGGCACCTATCTGGTGCATGATCCGCAGGACCCGCAGGGCGGCGACGTCCACGAGGGCGGCCTCGGCCGAGTCGCGGAAGATCGTCCCCACGTATTTCTCGGCGGACCAGTTGTCCAGCCAGGTGTCCTCTACCAGGCGGTACACGGCGTCGGTGACGTCGCCGTACCCTTCCCGGCCGGCCAGCCAGCACTCGTGGTGGAAGACGGGGTCGGAGAGCATGTGCAGCGCCGAGCGCACGTTGCTGCGCCAGCGCCACCAGGGCATGTCGTTGAGCGGCATGCCGCCCATGGTGGAGGAGCGACGGCCGCGACGGGAAGTGTTCTCCGAACCTTGCTGCACGGTTGCCGATCGTACGTTCCCTCCCGGCGGCCGGACGCGGCCCCCCGCAATTCACCTCCACGTCACTCTGCGTTGAACGCGGCACGCTGCTGCGTTACCCCTGAACCGCGAAAGTTCATGACCATGACCGGATGGCGACGCCTCACCTCCCCCCGCCCCTACAAGCTCCTCACATCGGTGGCGGCCGGGGCGCTGCTGATGTCCGGCTGCGGTGTGCTCCCTGGGACGTCGGAGGACTCCAGGGAGC
Proteins encoded in this window:
- a CDS encoding maleylpyruvate isomerase N-terminal domain-containing protein, with amino-acid sequence MTGGHGGGLDGEKPVERRIPGPRPAADDQETLPPARPGVQEPAKPPEPGRTGPPFPHQVLKSLLGAWALAACSAEEAAAVEEHLTSCAPCADEGLRLRDAVGLLHTDGTLDLDPMLRSRVLEGCLGRRPARIPVPSWAAPYDTETARLDALLRDIGDAEWHAPVRLKWFEADRQTNRRTTVAGVISHLTAVDGLVSAALGLDDPLGKADGSVPPTPTGRTEAYWSAARLPPTRTVREPWRDQSHSLVRAVSFAGRGVEELSVPYGDFALPLQDSLLERAFECWIHGGDIADAVDYPYEPPAAAHLHRMIDLAARLLPGVLAGRRRAGLASPARHLVTAGSPGRSLHLEVEGRGGGDWYIALDSPAALGSPAHTVAQVALDGVEFCRLVAGHVPPVEAAAGQEGDREAIRDVLFAAASLSRL
- the purU gene encoding formyltetrahydrofolate deformylase; translated protein: MTAPQPAETASAASETASEQYVLTLSCPDRQGIVHAVSSYLFMTGCNIEDSQQFGDHDTGLFFMRVHFSADATVTVDKLRASFAAIGDSFRMDWQIHRASDRMRIVLMVSKFGHCLNDLLFRSRTGALPVEIVAVVSNHTDFAELVASYGVPFRHIPVNKENKPEAEAQLLELVRGENVELVVLARYMQVLSDDLCKQLSGRIINIHHSFLPSFKGAKPYHQAHARGVKLIGATAHYVTADLDEGPIIEQEVERVGHGVTPDQLVAVGRDVECQALARAVTWHAERRILLNGRRTVVFP
- a CDS encoding sigma-70 family RNA polymerase sigma factor yields the protein MAKDAPPRWDRRMQQRLARGEAAALGELYDRFAALVHSQAHRMLDDEDAADQVTREVFGYVWENPGAYDPKHGSMRSWVARLTHRRSVQRLRDAHDGAEGPGGGARTEELEHRVLKATAAARADYIVASMPAPLRAALELAYVQRRDYRQAAADLGVTEDEARRRLRLGLQLLSTANTRPSAGSAPPGYGPTP